A genomic window from Sparus aurata chromosome 4, fSpaAur1.1, whole genome shotgun sequence includes:
- the ttc17 gene encoding tetratricopeptide repeat protein 17: MADLRKICPESLPCRVNYSRKPSFQGKLFILLCILIVDSGGATTHWVVTEDGKIQQQVHSPLNLKHPHDVVIFMRQDARVNYLKKLEKQLVAQKIHIEENEDRDTGLEQRHYKEDPDCVMAKVPLGDLDLYDGTYISLESKDISPEDYVDSRSAMPPDLEKPDCAKVFELPYSIHAFQHLRGVQERANLTSPLLSKEDPIFSSLSNKLGRSVDEVGHRIHQGLMRNSSSWVLYNMASFYWRMKNEPQKAVDCVVRALHFSPRQQKDVALVNMANILHRAHFSADAAILAHAALDLTSDLFTSHYTLGNIYAMLGEYNHSVLCYEQALQAQPGFEQALRRKHAVLCQQKLEQRLEAQHRSLQRTLNELKEYQKQHDHYLHQQEALDKYKLLQEEQILRNIIHETQMAKEAQLGNHQMCRLGQQQRSLYCPFDLPVRYHRGDLFEHVHYVQFGEEVSVASSVALVSERNSNQTSASPPLHPSVSGDQDPAAALWGSHQDYTQDVQKMLWPQKSDCAHEYPNVPPPHLLPTYYLSPETQGLSPVATLLYGSNSPPQTVELPNCGPVPQPYPTLLPASLDWPLEEKELPDSSASQILLSRSGGWTLEQIGSRIAEAMKQATVPRWLIHNEAALFWRAKGNGSHALQCLRQVLSSAPPSHRQLSHTNAANLLLHHGLTTQAQTLLEQAVALNASEPHTLFSLVSLQLAQGNVTGALALFRHILVTALSSSASFASLAECKQCRTSLPLLRCLQFYPFLYNLSQRQPCSDGAACMAEEDLGIQLEEWDGSEENQDAPAISAIEDSLLFEKVILDSNGSGEAAGQQQTSPSASGTAKMATPFGGGGVEGEEEWQLKEDLMGAFEGALDVGGKRGDLRGIRVLKNDRVMGARAGGGPCFGNCEDDDGAEWITFQVKRVRKAKVDGTDSVASSDDSQNGESLPGGHSVLEISGPTIPSPGPSGRWKDYTSLGWPGPEECQRTRRVDLTTVASTWLAVSAKNIDITEHIDFGTPLQEPAAEPLCNANLAASMHTLDHLAGVANRAAIHYTGESQLREVLQNLGKDKFSPQSFEQVGTRIAKVLEKNQTSWVLSSMAALYWRVKGQGKRAIDCLRQALNYAPHHMKDVPLISLANIFQNARLWEDALTVARMAVEIAPHFVVNHFTLANVYITMEEFEKAMHWYESTLKLQPEFAPAKDRLRTIQCYLLTKRERRQP, translated from the exons ATGGCGGACCTCAGGAAAATCTGTCCTGAGTCTTTGCCCTGTCGTGTCAATTATTCGCGAAAACCGTCATTTCAGGGGaagcttttcatccttctttgCATACTTATAGTGGACTCCGGAGGAGCTACGACCCATTGGGTTGTCACAGAGGATGGGAAAATCCAACAACAA GTTCACTCACCTTTGAATCTGAAGCATCCACATGACGTTGTGATCTTCATGAGGCAAGATGCTCGTGTTAACTACCTCAAGAAGCTGGAG AAGCAGCTTGTGGCACAGAAGATTCATATTGAGGAGAATGAGGACAGAGACACAGGGCTGGAGCAGAGACACTACAAAGAGGACCCAGACTGTGTCATGGCTAAGGTACCACTGGGAGACCTGGACCTGTATGATGGCACTTATATTTCTTTGGAAAGCAAAGACATCAG CCCTGAAGATTATGTGGACTCCAGGTCAGCTATGCCCCCAGATCTAGAAAAGCCTGACTGTGCGAAAGTGTTTGAACTACCATATAGTATCCATGCTTTCCAGCATCTCAGG GGTGTGCAAGAGAGGGCAAACTTGACCTCCCCACTGCTTTCTAAGGAGGATCCAATTTTTAGTTCTTTGTCTAATAAGCTGGGCCGCAGTGTTGATGAGGTGGGCCATCGCATCCATCAAGGATTAATGAGG AATTCATCATCCTGGGTGCTGTACAACATGGCGTCATTTTACTGGCGTATGAAGAATGAGCCTCAGAAGGCCGTGGACTGTGTAGTGCGTGCTCTGCATTTCTCCCCAAG GCAGCAGAAGGATGTAGCCCTGGTCAACATGGCCAACATCCTCCACCGTGCTCACTTCTCAGCAGATGCTGCAATTCTTGCCCACGCTGCCCTGGACCTCACCTCCGATCTGTTCACCAGCCACTACACCTTAGGCAACATTTATGCT ATGCTTGGGGAATACAACCACTCAGTGCTGTGTTATGAGCAGGCACTGCAGGCCCAGCCAGGCTTTGAGCAAGCCCTGAGGAGGAAACATGCTGTGCTTTGTCAGCAGAAGTTGGAGCAGCGCCTGGAAGCTCAGCATAG ATCCCTGCAGAGGACCCTGAATGAGCTGAAGGAGTACCAGAAGCAGCATGACCACTACCTTCACCAGCAGGAGGCACTGGACAAgtacaagctgctgcaggaagagCAGATCCTGCGCAACATTATCCATGAGACCCAGATGGCCAAGGAAGCCCAACTTG GGAACCATCAGATGTGTCGGCTGGGTCAGCAGCAGCGCAGCCTCTACTGCCCCTTTGACCTGCCTGTCCGTTATCATCGCGGTGATCTGTTTGAACATGTCCATTATGTCCAA TTTGGGGAGGAGGTATCAGTGGCATCCAGTGTGGCACTTGTGTCAGAGCGCAACTCAAACCAGACATCAGCCAGCCCCCCGCTCCATCCCTCTGTGTCTGGAGACCAagaccctgctgctgctctctgggGCAGCCATCAGGATTACACACAG GACGTACAGAAGATGTTGTGGCCTCAGAAGAGTGACTGTGCCCATGAGTATCCAAATgtcccccctccccacctgctGCCAACCTACTACCTTTCACCTGAAACACAGGGCCTCAG CCCAGTGGCAACTCTTCTCTATGGGAGCAACAGTCCTCCCCAGACGGTAGAACTCCCAAACTGTGGTCCTGTCCCCCAACCATATCCAACCCTGCTGCCTGCCTCACTAGACTGGCCTCTGGAGGAAAAGGAGCTGCCAGATTCTTCTGCCTCGCAG ATACTGCTATCACGTAGTGGAGGATGGACGCTGGAGCAGATTGGCTCCAGAATAGCTGAAGCTATGAAACAA gCCACTGTACCCCGCTGGCTGATCCACAACGAGGCAGCTCTATTCTGGCGGGCCAAAGGCAATGGCAGCCATGCCCTGCAGTGCTTGCGCCAAGTGTTGAGCTCAGCCCCGCCTTCCCACCGCCAATTGTCCCACACCAACGCTGCTAACCTGCTGCTACACCACGGCTTGACCACCCAAGCACAAACACTACTGGAACAAGCAGTGGCCCTCAACGCATCCGAG CCCCACACCCTATTCAGCCTGGTGAGTCTGCAGTTGGCCCAGGGCAATGTGACAGGTGCACTGGCCTTGTTCCGCCACATTCTGGTGACGGCCCTTTCCTCCTCCGCTTCCTTCGCGTCCCTTGCTGAGTGTAAACAGTGTCGCACCAGTCTACCTCTGCTGCGTTGTCTGCAGTTCTACCCCTTCctttacaatctgtcacagcGGCAGCCTTGCTCAG ACGGTGCTGCTTGCATGGCCGAGGAGGACCTTGGTATACAGCTGGAGGAATGGGATGGCAGTGAAGAGAACCAAGATGCACCCGCCATTTCTGCCATTGAGGACTCCTTGCTCTTTGAGA AGGTCATCTTGGACAGTAACGGGTCAGGTGAGGCAGCTGGACAGCAACAgacctctccctctgcctcagGAACCGCTAAAATGGCCACCCCatttggaggtggaggagtagaaggggaggaggagtggCAGCTGAAGGAGGACCTGATGGGAGCTTTTGAGGGCGCTCTGGATGTTGGAGGCAAACGAGGGGACCTGCGTGGGATCCGAGTGTTGAAGAATGACCGTGTTATGGGTGCCCGTGCTGGAGGTGGGCCCTGCTTTGGAAACTGTGAGGATGACGACGGCGCTGAGTGG aTCACCTTCCAGGTAAAGCGGGTCAGGAAGGCAAAGGTGGATGGGACAGACAGTGTTGCCAGCTCTGATGACAGCCAGAACGGGGAGTCACTGCCTGGAGGACACTCTGTCTTGGAGATAAGCGGGCCAACTATCCCATCACCTGGCCCTTCAG GTCGCTGGAAGGACTACACGAGTCTTGGCTGGCCAGGGCCAGAAGAGTGCCAGCGGACACGCAGGGTCGACCTCACCACTGTAGCCAGCACCTGGTTGGCTGTGTCTGCTAAGAACATTGA TATCACAGAGCACATAGACTTTGGCACCCCACTCCAGGAGCCAGCCGCTGAACCTTTATGCAATGCCAACCTAGCAGCCAGTATGCACACCCTCGACCACCTGGCAGGGGTGGCCAATCGTGCCGCCATTCACTACACTGGAGAGAGTCAACTGCGTGAG GTCCTGCAGAACCTCGGCAAAGATAAGTTCTCTCCTCAGTCTTTTGAGCAGGTGGGAACACGCATTGCTAAAGTACTGGAGAAG AATCAGACATCATGGGTGTTATCCAGCATGGCTGCACTGTACTGGAGGGTGAAAGGTCAGGGCAAGAGAGCCATCGACTGCCTTCGACAGGCCCTCAACTACGCTCCCCATCACATGAAG GATGTGCCCCTCATCAGCTTGGCCAACATCTTCCAGAACGCTCGGCTATGGGAGGATGCTCTTACAGTCGCCCGCATGGCAGTAGAAATCGCCCCACACTTTGTCGTGAACCACTTTACCCTTGCCAACGTTTATATAACAATG GAGGAATTTGAGAAAGCTATGCACTGGTACGAGTCTACTTtgaagctgcagccagagtTCGCCCCTGCCAAAGATCGACTAAGAACCATTCAGTGTTACCTGCTCACCAAGAGGGAACGCCGGC